In Flammeovirgaceae bacterium 311, one DNA window encodes the following:
- a CDS encoding signal transduction histidine kinase LytS (COG2972 Predicted signal transduction protein with a C-terminal ATPase domain), with product MSINKRFSFRRIFGVLALIYLAITLIVAGVFIVLSTKNNELSSENLITEKEFLDQGISLVFNAFFFYFTLNAFYWRIANREKAAKFLKPVGLGVLAQCAYHYLLFLLFNDDNVILSVDDVERGDPLPVGMMAASYLMIATFYVSISFLVAYLTSLRDARKQNQVLKQQKIQLELENAQANYKFLKSQINPHFLHNTLSFFYARSLPHSAELSEGILTLSAIMRYALSEGNAKEGRASLKDEVEHLQNVIRINQLRFNNKLNVQLQVEGNINGARIVPFVLITLVENALKHGDLKSAECPVVFSIHLHGKKFYFYSHNKKKAGAKEHSTGIGLDNIKKRLTLAYGNKCLLQVKDSAEYYTTELTIDPL from the coding sequence ATGAGCATCAACAAGCGATTTAGCTTCCGGAGAATTTTTGGAGTACTAGCCTTGATCTATCTTGCTATCACGCTTATAGTAGCTGGTGTATTTATAGTCTTATCGACAAAAAATAATGAGCTAAGCTCCGAAAATCTTATTACCGAAAAAGAATTTCTGGACCAGGGCATTAGCTTAGTATTCAATGCTTTCTTTTTTTATTTTACACTTAATGCCTTCTATTGGAGAATAGCGAATCGGGAAAAAGCTGCTAAATTTTTAAAGCCTGTTGGTTTAGGGGTGCTTGCACAATGCGCTTATCACTACCTTTTGTTTCTTCTGTTTAACGATGATAATGTTATCCTTTCTGTTGATGATGTTGAAAGGGGGGATCCTCTACCTGTTGGTATGATGGCGGCCTCCTACCTGATGATAGCTACCTTCTATGTAAGCATATCATTCCTGGTGGCTTACCTCACTTCCCTAAGAGATGCACGCAAACAAAACCAGGTGCTTAAGCAGCAGAAAATACAGCTTGAGCTGGAAAATGCACAAGCGAACTATAAGTTCCTGAAGTCACAGATCAACCCTCATTTTTTGCACAATACCCTTAGCTTTTTTTACGCCAGATCCCTGCCCCACTCGGCAGAATTATCAGAGGGCATACTCACCCTTAGTGCCATTATGCGGTATGCTTTAAGCGAAGGCAACGCAAAAGAAGGCAGAGCATCCCTGAAAGATGAGGTCGAACACCTGCAGAACGTTATCAGGATTAACCAGCTGCGGTTTAACAATAAGCTAAATGTGCAACTACAGGTAGAGGGGAATATCAATGGTGCCAGGATTGTACCATTTGTTTTAATTACGCTGGTGGAAAACGCTTTGAAACATGGAGATTTGAAAAGTGCTGAATGTCCAGTTGTTTTCAGCATTCATCTGCATGGTAAAAAGTTTTATTTCTATAGCCATAATAAAAAGAAAGCGGGGGCTAAAGAGCACTCCACCGGTATTGGCTTAGATAATATTAAAAAACGCCTGACCCTGGCCTATGGAAATAAATGTCTCTTGCAGGTAAAGGACAGCGCCGAATATTATACTACCGAATTAACCATTGACCCACTATGA
- a CDS encoding LytTR family two component transcriptional regulator (COG3279 Response regulator of the LytR/AlgR family) — protein sequence MANYINQTPFLELVGHTTNPVEALHLVNTLKVELILLDIQMPELSGIEFLKICGNKYKVILTTAYSEYAVEGFEHDVIDYLLKPISFDRFLKAAHKAQAMMQSREQDANPNSPAAQQAVPAPLSATAQTYMFVKGESKNKFLKVNYSDILFVEGLKNYVSIYSSGQRLVTYQSLAALAEELPQPPFYRVHRSYIISIDKISMIDGNIIYIGDKMIPLGETYRDTFLNMIRDRKKLQ from the coding sequence TTGGCAAACTATATAAACCAGACCCCTTTTCTGGAGCTGGTGGGCCATACTACCAATCCTGTGGAAGCACTGCATCTGGTGAATACGCTAAAGGTTGAACTTATCTTACTTGATATACAGATGCCGGAACTGTCGGGGATTGAGTTCCTGAAGATTTGCGGTAACAAGTACAAAGTTATCCTGACCACAGCCTATTCGGAGTATGCGGTTGAAGGCTTTGAACACGATGTAATAGACTATCTGCTCAAACCCATTTCTTTCGACCGCTTTTTGAAGGCAGCACATAAGGCACAGGCCATGATGCAAAGCAGAGAACAGGATGCCAATCCTAATTCTCCCGCAGCGCAACAAGCAGTACCTGCACCTTTATCCGCTACTGCCCAAACATATATGTTTGTGAAGGGAGAAAGCAAAAACAAATTCCTGAAGGTGAATTATAGTGATATCCTTTTCGTGGAAGGCTTAAAGAACTATGTCTCTATCTATTCGTCAGGGCAGCGACTGGTCACCTATCAATCCCTGGCAGCGTTGGCAGAGGAGCTCCCACAGCCTCCATTTTACCGGGTGCACAGGTCCTACATCATCTCCATTGATAAAATTTCGATGATTGACGGGAATATCATTTACATTGGCGACAAGATGATACCCCTGGGGGAGACCTACCGCGATACGTTCCTGAACATGATCCGGGACAGGAAAAAGCTACAGTAG
- a CDS encoding hypothetical protein (COG2968 Uncharacterized conserved protein) translates to MKYIIALLTVVILMGCQNDATLEKPKFKTIMIKSFGKVETLPDQATFHINLNCLDKSVRSSKQCLVEKSNELISKLLSFGIKQEDILTTSVGMNKSYSWRSNSRVFESVPNPNFLDKAPIRLHLSVLLYFSGMIPG, encoded by the coding sequence ATGAAATATATAATTGCGCTCTTAACCGTGGTGATTCTTATGGGTTGCCAAAACGATGCTACACTTGAAAAGCCAAAATTTAAAACCATCATGATCAAATCATTTGGTAAAGTTGAGACGCTGCCAGACCAGGCAACATTTCATATCAATTTGAATTGTTTGGATAAATCGGTCAGATCTTCTAAGCAATGTCTTGTTGAGAAATCTAATGAATTGATTAGTAAGCTTCTTTCATTTGGCATTAAGCAAGAAGATATACTTACGACTTCAGTTGGCATGAATAAGAGCTACAGCTGGCGAAGTAACTCCAGAGTATTTGAATCAGTCCCTAACCCAAATTTTTTAGATAAAGCTCCTATCCGGCTTCACTTATCAGTATTACTTTATTTTTCAGGGATGATTCCCGGATAA
- a CDS encoding integrase family protein, with translation MKAKNTFGISFFIKKYKLKAALAPVYARITVDGKSLDLSLKRKVPQCNWDEGKGSTKGNKEEVRALATYLEQVRNRLYDCQQALEKERRLLTAEALKQRYLGEDESGRSLQALQVLK, from the coding sequence ATGAAAGCAAAAAACACCTTCGGCATTTCTTTCTTTATCAAGAAGTATAAGCTTAAAGCAGCTCTGGCACCGGTCTATGCTCGCATTACCGTTGACGGCAAAAGTCTGGACCTCTCCCTGAAAAGAAAAGTCCCCCAGTGCAACTGGGATGAGGGAAAGGGAAGCACTAAGGGCAATAAAGAAGAGGTCCGTGCGCTGGCCACTTACCTGGAGCAGGTGCGTAATCGTCTTTATGATTGCCAGCAGGCGCTGGAAAAGGAGCGCAGGCTGCTGACTGCAGAGGCTCTCAAACAACGCTACCTGGGCGAGGATGAGTCGGGGAGGAGTCTGCAGGCGCTGCAGGTGTTAAAGTAA
- a CDS encoding dihydroorotase (COG0044 Dihydroorotase and related cyclic amidohydrolases): protein MAASTLILNAQLVNRGKILEGDLLISDGRIVRTGKDLQHLAADKVVDAAGKYLLPGVIDDQVHFREPGLTHKATIATESRAAVAGGVTSFMEMPNTQPQTLTQELLEEKYRIAEQTSLANYSFFMGASNDNLEEVLRTDPERVCGIKVFMGSSTGNMLVDREQTLEGLFSRVEMLIATHCEDEATIRHNIELYRQQWGEEVPVRYHPEIRSAEACYKSSSMAVALARKWGAQLHVLHISTARELELFDRDIPLAEKKITAEACIHHLWFSEEDYETKGNFIKWNPAVKSAADRAALRKALAEGVLDVLATDHAPHTLEEKGGSYFKAPSGGPLVQHSLVAALELAKQGVLSLPQVVEKMCHNPAILFRIRERGFIEEGFWADLVLVDEQQPWTVSRENILYKCGWSPLEGQQFQHKVTHTWVNGSLVWEGERLHEQKAARRLLFDRS, encoded by the coding sequence ATGGCAGCATCAACGCTTATCCTCAACGCACAACTGGTTAACAGGGGCAAAATACTGGAAGGAGATTTACTCATTTCAGATGGGCGCATTGTACGCACAGGCAAAGACCTGCAGCATCTGGCAGCCGATAAGGTAGTGGATGCTGCCGGAAAATACCTGCTGCCAGGAGTGATCGATGATCAGGTACATTTCCGGGAACCAGGCCTTACCCATAAAGCCACCATTGCCACCGAAAGCCGGGCTGCTGTGGCCGGTGGGGTTACTTCCTTTATGGAAATGCCCAACACGCAGCCACAGACCCTGACACAAGAACTGCTGGAAGAAAAGTATCGCATAGCAGAACAAACTTCCCTGGCCAATTACTCCTTTTTCATGGGTGCCTCTAACGACAACCTGGAGGAGGTGCTGCGTACAGATCCGGAAAGGGTATGCGGTATAAAAGTGTTTATGGGTTCCTCTACCGGCAATATGCTGGTAGACAGAGAACAAACCCTGGAAGGGCTTTTTAGCCGGGTAGAGATGCTGATTGCCACCCATTGTGAGGATGAAGCCACCATCCGCCATAACATAGAACTTTACCGCCAGCAGTGGGGCGAAGAGGTGCCAGTGCGTTATCATCCCGAAATCCGCAGCGCCGAAGCCTGCTATAAGAGCAGCAGCATGGCCGTGGCTCTTGCACGTAAATGGGGGGCGCAGCTGCATGTGCTGCACATCAGCACTGCCAGAGAGCTGGAACTGTTTGATCGGGACATCCCCCTGGCAGAAAAGAAAATTACAGCAGAGGCCTGCATACATCATCTCTGGTTTTCAGAAGAGGATTATGAGACAAAAGGCAATTTTATTAAGTGGAATCCGGCAGTGAAATCGGCTGCAGACCGGGCGGCGCTAAGAAAGGCCCTGGCAGAAGGCGTACTGGATGTGCTGGCAACCGACCATGCTCCACACACCCTGGAAGAAAAAGGAGGGAGCTATTTTAAGGCTCCCAGCGGCGGCCCTCTGGTACAGCACAGCCTGGTAGCGGCCCTCGAGCTGGCAAAGCAGGGGGTGCTAAGCCTGCCGCAGGTGGTAGAGAAAATGTGCCACAACCCAGCCATCCTCTTTCGCATCAGGGAGCGTGGTTTTATCGAAGAAGGCTTCTGGGCAGACCTGGTGCTGGTAGATGAGCAGCAGCCCTGGACGGTGAGCAGGGAAAATATTCTGTATAAATGTGGCTGGTCGCCGCTGGAGGGTCAGCAATTTCAGCACAAGGTTACACACACCTGGGTGAACGGATCATTGGTGTGGGAAGGAGAGCGCCTGCATGAGCAAAAAGCAGCCCGGCGCCTGCTTTTTGATAGAAGCTAA
- a CDS encoding TonB-dependent receptor (COG1629 Outer membrane receptor proteins, mostly Fe transport), whose protein sequence is MKFPLYHLLVLGGLCLPVAASAQQSVDSLLLELNSLSAYEEASALQAQLNGKMGVGSHIGLSSRETPGIVSVITAQDIQNMGARDFIDVMRVVPGFDFAADVDFAVGPTIRGNWAMEGKMLLMIDGVKYNELLYQNLFFGNHLPVDQIERVEIIRGPGSAMYGGTAEYGVINITTKGAAGLNGISATGSYGTFGSDMARRNIGLSIGKKVGEVVIDVSAHTGRANRSNSQYNPGFDDFVGDVNLANGRGQTNPTFVSAGVAWKGLKSRIVFDDYSWSNYHYDLQNKIITGLLQYDAKVGSKLTLTPQLSYTNQLPWYYKNSLFTSEEYGYLYEYKIKAERATANLTAGYRASQRLYLTAGMEWYAERAKDLLDLGNFGDVQQVQYQNFSAFGEVLLKHRLANITAGMRFEHHSAFGSAMAPRFAITKHVNRLHFKGLASGAYRAPGIENINMNPDIKPERSSSYELETGYQFTKDMLLAVNFFRIRTNDIIVFSSLGVTEENFTNFEQVSSQGIEVVYQVRRPKWSSNLTYSYSRASDKNAVEQYRVAGKDHLNIGIAAHKLTLHGGYRLTNRFSINPTLVCIGERYGYAGFDDEGEPQLQRFAPVLLADLHLQYKDLLPGLTLGAGIHNLLNKENLFIQAYNGGSDPVPGPGREFTVKASYDLKFKK, encoded by the coding sequence ATGAAGTTCCCTCTTTATCACCTCCTGGTGCTTGGAGGGCTATGCCTGCCTGTTGCTGCATCTGCACAACAGTCGGTCGATAGTCTTTTACTGGAGCTGAACAGCCTCTCGGCCTACGAAGAGGCCAGTGCGCTGCAGGCACAACTAAACGGGAAAATGGGTGTTGGCAGCCACATAGGCTTAAGCAGCCGTGAAACACCCGGTATCGTATCTGTCATTACTGCCCAGGATATTCAAAATATGGGCGCACGCGATTTTATTGATGTAATGCGTGTGGTCCCTGGCTTCGATTTTGCGGCAGACGTTGATTTTGCCGTTGGGCCTACCATCCGTGGTAACTGGGCTATGGAAGGCAAGATGCTGCTCATGATAGATGGAGTTAAATACAATGAGCTCCTGTATCAGAACTTATTCTTTGGCAATCACCTGCCTGTAGATCAGATAGAACGGGTTGAAATTATCCGGGGGCCGGGATCGGCCATGTATGGCGGAACGGCAGAATATGGTGTGATTAACATTACAACAAAAGGTGCTGCCGGCTTAAATGGCATTTCAGCTACAGGCAGCTATGGCACCTTCGGCTCCGATATGGCCCGCCGCAACATTGGCTTAAGTATTGGCAAAAAGGTGGGCGAGGTTGTTATTGATGTTTCCGCCCATACAGGAAGGGCAAACAGAAGCAATAGCCAGTATAACCCAGGATTTGATGATTTTGTGGGAGATGTAAACCTGGCGAATGGCCGCGGACAGACAAACCCAACTTTTGTTAGTGCAGGTGTAGCCTGGAAGGGCCTTAAGTCACGCATTGTTTTTGATGATTACTCCTGGAGCAACTATCATTACGACCTTCAGAACAAAATTATAACCGGCCTGCTGCAGTACGATGCAAAAGTGGGCAGTAAGTTAACTCTAACACCACAGCTTAGCTATACCAACCAGCTTCCCTGGTACTACAAAAATTCATTGTTTACCTCCGAGGAGTACGGTTACCTCTATGAATACAAGATAAAGGCCGAGCGTGCAACGGCTAACCTTACCGCCGGCTACCGGGCCAGCCAGCGTTTATACCTGACTGCTGGTATGGAATGGTATGCAGAGCGGGCAAAAGATCTGCTGGACCTGGGAAATTTTGGAGATGTACAGCAGGTGCAATACCAGAATTTCTCTGCTTTTGGCGAGGTGCTGCTAAAACACCGGCTGGCCAATATTACGGCAGGCATGCGGTTTGAGCACCACAGTGCATTTGGTTCTGCCATGGCCCCACGCTTTGCCATCACCAAACATGTAAACCGCCTGCATTTTAAGGGCCTGGCCAGTGGTGCTTACCGCGCACCGGGCATCGAAAACATCAACATGAATCCTGATATAAAGCCCGAACGCAGCAGCTCTTATGAGCTTGAAACAGGCTATCAGTTTACAAAAGATATGCTCCTGGCAGTGAATTTCTTCAGGATCAGAACGAATGACATTATTGTTTTTAGCTCACTTGGCGTGACCGAAGAAAACTTTACAAATTTTGAGCAGGTGAGCAGCCAGGGGATAGAGGTTGTGTACCAGGTGCGCAGGCCAAAATGGTCATCAAACCTTACTTATTCTTACAGCAGGGCTTCTGATAAAAACGCAGTGGAACAATACAGGGTAGCTGGTAAAGACCATCTGAACATTGGTATTGCCGCTCATAAATTAACGCTGCATGGTGGCTACAGGCTAACGAACCGTTTCAGCATTAACCCTACGCTGGTCTGCATTGGCGAACGTTATGGCTATGCAGGCTTTGATGACGAAGGAGAGCCGCAGCTGCAGCGCTTTGCTCCAGTACTGCTGGCAGACCTGCACCTGCAGTACAAAGACCTGCTTCCGGGGCTTACGCTGGGAGCAGGTATCCATAACCTGCTGAACAAAGAAAACCTGTTTATTCAGGCCTATAACGGAGGCAGCGATCCCGTACCCGGCCCCGGCAGAGAATTTACAGTGAAAGCATCTTATGACCTTAAATTTAAAAAGTAA
- a CDS encoding chaperone protein dnak (COG0443 Molecular chaperone), protein MGKIIGIDLGTTNSCVAVMEGNEPVVIPNSEGRRTTPSIVAFLENGERKVGDPAKRQAITNPRRTISSVKRFMGKKHSEVSNEAKRVSYEVEQGSNDTLRVKIGDRQYTPQELSAMILQKMKSTAEDYLGTEIKEAVITVPAYFNDAERQATKEAGQIAGLDVKRIINEPTAAALAYGLDKKSQDMKIAVFDLGGGTFDISVLELGEGVFEVKSTNGDVHLGGDDFDAKIIDWLADEFKNDEGIDLRKDPMALQRLKEAAEKAKIELSSSQQTEINLPYIMPVDGIPKHLVRSLSRAKFEQLVDDLVQRTMGPVRQALKDANMSPSDIDEVILVGGSTRIPKIQEEVEKFFGKKPSKGVNPDEVVAIGAAIQGGVLTGEVKDVLLLDVTPLSLGIETMGGVMTRLIESNTTIPTKKSEVFSTASDNQPSVEIHVLQGERPMARDNRTIGRFHLDGIPPAPRGIPQVEVTFDIDANGILHVSAKDKGTGKEQKIRIEASSGLSDQEIEKMRREAEANAESDKQAKEKVEKLNQADSLIFQTEKQLKEYGDKLSEGNRSKISASLEQLKTAHQQQDIAAIDNAMNELNTTWQAAAQEMYAAGGGQTGGQPGADGGPQGGPGAGPGANAGGGAAGDVSDVEYEEVDDKK, encoded by the coding sequence ATGGGAAAAATAATAGGAATTGACTTGGGTACTACCAACTCTTGCGTTGCCGTAATGGAGGGTAACGAGCCGGTGGTAATTCCAAACAGTGAAGGCCGACGCACTACGCCGTCCATTGTAGCTTTTTTAGAAAACGGCGAGCGTAAAGTAGGCGATCCTGCCAAGCGACAAGCCATCACAAACCCTAGGCGCACCATTAGCTCGGTAAAACGCTTCATGGGTAAAAAGCACTCTGAAGTTTCGAACGAAGCAAAGCGGGTTTCTTACGAAGTGGAGCAGGGCTCTAACGATACGCTTCGTGTTAAAATAGGCGACCGCCAATATACTCCACAGGAACTTTCGGCCATGATTCTGCAAAAGATGAAGTCTACTGCCGAAGATTACCTGGGAACCGAGATCAAAGAAGCTGTAATTACCGTACCTGCATACTTTAATGATGCAGAACGTCAGGCTACTAAAGAAGCAGGCCAAATTGCCGGTCTGGATGTAAAACGTATCATCAACGAGCCAACGGCAGCAGCCCTGGCCTATGGACTGGATAAGAAAAGCCAGGACATGAAGATCGCGGTATTTGACCTTGGTGGTGGTACCTTCGATATTTCTGTACTGGAGCTGGGTGAGGGTGTGTTTGAAGTAAAATCTACCAATGGTGATGTGCACCTGGGTGGTGATGACTTTGATGCCAAAATCATTGACTGGCTGGCTGATGAGTTTAAGAACGATGAGGGCATTGACCTGCGTAAAGACCCAATGGCCCTGCAGCGCCTGAAGGAAGCAGCTGAAAAAGCAAAAATTGAGCTTTCTTCTTCGCAGCAAACCGAAATTAACCTGCCGTACATTATGCCGGTAGATGGTATTCCTAAGCACCTGGTGCGCTCACTTAGCCGCGCTAAGTTCGAGCAGCTGGTAGACGACCTGGTACAGCGTACCATGGGTCCTGTACGCCAGGCGCTGAAAGATGCCAATATGTCGCCATCTGATATCGACGAAGTGATTCTGGTAGGTGGTTCTACCCGTATTCCAAAAATTCAGGAAGAGGTAGAGAAATTCTTTGGTAAAAAACCAAGCAAAGGTGTAAACCCCGACGAAGTAGTAGCCATTGGTGCTGCCATTCAGGGGGGTGTACTGACCGGCGAGGTGAAAGATGTGTTGCTGCTGGATGTTACGCCGCTTTCCCTGGGTATCGAAACCATGGGTGGCGTTATGACCAGGCTGATTGAGTCTAACACTACGATTCCTACCAAGAAATCAGAAGTGTTCTCTACGGCAAGCGACAACCAGCCAAGCGTGGAAATTCACGTACTGCAGGGCGAGCGCCCCATGGCCCGCGATAACCGCACCATTGGCCGTTTCCACCTCGATGGTATTCCGCCAGCACCTCGTGGTATCCCGCAGGTTGAGGTAACCTTCGATATTGATGCGAACGGTATTCTGCACGTATCTGCTAAAGATAAAGGCACCGGTAAGGAGCAAAAGATCCGTATTGAGGCAAGCAGCGGCTTAAGCGATCAGGAGATCGAAAAGATGCGCCGCGAAGCCGAAGCCAATGCCGAATCTGATAAGCAGGCGAAAGAAAAGGTTGAGAAGCTGAACCAGGCCGACTCGCTGATCTTCCAGACTGAAAAGCAGCTGAAGGAGTATGGCGATAAGCTTAGCGAAGGCAACCGCAGCAAAATCAGTGCTTCGCTGGAGCAGCTCAAAACTGCTCACCAGCAGCAGGATATTGCCGCCATCGACAATGCCATGAACGAGCTCAACACTACCTGGCAGGCTGCTGCCCAGGAGATGTACGCAGCCGGCGGCGGGCAGACTGGCGGACAACCAGGTGCTGATGGTGGCCCTCAGGGCGGACCAGGTGCCGGTCCGGGTGCGAACGCAGGTGGCGGAGCCGCAGGCGACGTATCTGATGTTGAGTATGAAGAAGTAGATGATAAGAAGTAG
- a CDS encoding endonuclease/exonuclease/phosphatase (COG3021 Uncharacterized protein conserved in bacteria), which produces MRFFRYLLNFLLWALIVLVLAGTLLPLLPSSRWYIRIWDYPRLQAFFLATLAMLLFFVFYYRRRKRGKLLMLLLTGVVVYQAVKAFPYTPFAPKQVYESEGDPHDTTFLSLLVVNVLQSNYNHQALLKVIQEHTPDIVLTLESDTVWQNALDRIRISYPHVVSIPLDNTYGMHLYSRLPLEDTEVMYLLEPDIPSIQTKVQLLSGEQIMLYAVHPRPPVPGESGDSRERDAEIVMIGKMAKEKAKTGGVVVAGDFNDVAWSPTTELFQELSGLLDPRIGRGFYNTFHAQYPLFRWPLDHVFHSRHFKLSSMQRLPDIGSDHFPIMIRLSYEPEEKTEQAQPLPDEDTEKKADKLIEKGVNDEDAPGD; this is translated from the coding sequence ATGCGCTTTTTCCGTTACCTCTTGAATTTTCTGCTTTGGGCACTGATTGTGCTGGTACTGGCAGGTACCCTGTTACCACTCTTGCCATCATCGCGCTGGTATATACGGATATGGGATTACCCGCGGCTGCAGGCTTTTTTCCTGGCAACATTAGCGATGCTCCTGTTCTTTGTTTTTTATTACCGGCGGCGTAAACGCGGCAAGCTGCTCATGCTTCTGCTGACAGGGGTTGTAGTGTACCAGGCGGTAAAGGCATTTCCCTATACCCCTTTTGCGCCTAAACAGGTGTACGAATCGGAAGGAGACCCGCACGATACCACCTTTCTAAGCCTGCTGGTGGTAAACGTATTACAGTCAAACTACAATCACCAGGCATTATTAAAGGTAATCCAGGAACATACGCCCGATATTGTACTTACGCTGGAGTCTGATACTGTCTGGCAAAATGCACTGGACCGCATTAGAATAAGTTACCCGCATGTGGTAAGCATTCCTTTGGATAATACCTATGGCATGCACCTGTACTCCAGGCTGCCGCTGGAAGATACCGAGGTAATGTACCTGCTGGAGCCTGATATTCCCTCTATTCAAACAAAAGTGCAGCTCTTGTCCGGAGAGCAAATTATGCTGTATGCCGTGCATCCGCGTCCGCCTGTACCCGGCGAAAGTGGCGATAGCCGCGAGCGCGATGCAGAGATTGTGATGATCGGAAAAATGGCTAAAGAAAAAGCTAAAACAGGTGGTGTGGTAGTGGCAGGCGATTTTAACGATGTAGCCTGGTCTCCCACCACAGAATTGTTTCAGGAGCTTAGTGGCCTGCTCGATCCGCGTATTGGAAGAGGGTTTTACAATACCTTTCATGCCCAGTACCCGCTCTTTCGCTGGCCCCTCGATCATGTGTTTCACTCCCGTCATTTTAAGCTGTCCAGTATGCAGCGCCTGCCCGATATCGGGTCAGATCATTTTCCTATCATGATCAGGCTTAGCTATGAACCTGAAGAAAAGACAGAACAGGCACAGCCGCTGCCCGACGAAGACACTGAAAAAAAAGCAGATAAGCTGATAGAAAAAGGTGTAAATGATGAAGATGCACCTGGTGACTAA